AAATCTATATCTGGACAATCATTGTAGATCAATATTGTGAAAACTACAATTATATCCTAACTAATTGGTCGCTGCCTCTTAGTATTTCTGCTAAATGACTGGCGCTCGATTTTACTGGTTTTACTAAGAGATGGCGCTGGCAGAAAATGCGCAACCTAATGATTTGACACATACGTCATTTTGTTCAGCAACGTTATCGTTCACTGATCATGTCGAGTTTTGTACCAGAAAAACATTTGCGACACCCATTACTTTTTTTATTCTATCAGAAGAGAAAGACTGCTGAAAGTCATCGTTTGCTGGTAGAAATCTACCATGAACACACTTCTTCGATATAAACATGATGTAAGGCAAGATTTCGAAAATTCAAAAGAGGCGATTTTAATATGAAAGACAAGGAGCGCTCTGGTAGACCCCAAAAGTACGATGGTGAACAATTGCAGGAGTTATTGGATGAACACCCAACTCGCAACTCAATACAAATTGAGTTTAAGTTGTGATGCATAAAACGGAACTCAAAAGACAGTCAACCAGACGTTTACGACCAATGAGGAAAATCAATAAACTCGGTAGATGGATCCTCCAAAATTTGACTGAACGTGAAATGGAAAATCGGAAATCACATGTGAAATGCTGTTCAGCGCTACAAAAGGAAAAAATCGTAGTTTTCAAGTGACAAAGACGGTCCTTCAATACCAAGGCCAAACCGCTTTGACAAAAAGACCATGACTTCTGTCTTGTGGGACCAGACTGGTGTTGTGTATTATGAACTCTTGAAGCCCGACGATACATTCTCCAGACTTGACGCTATCTGACTATCAAAGTCGCAAAGTGGTTCAATGAATGGTTTacctaaaaaaaaacagtttttctggaatggtattcacaaattacctGAGGGCAAAATGTGAAGAAGCCAACGGTCAATATTTAGAATAAATTCCCTTGAAAGTTACGCATGGTAAAAACTTATGCATACACCTGGACCTGGGTCTTAATGATAAGTCGGGGCGCATAAAATATAGAATTTATGATCTTCAGtaaatttctgtttttttttttcattttgattaGTCAATAgggtttttcttcattttagaTCGCGCAATTGCATCATTACATTCGAAGTTTGTCAAATGTACCCAATAACCATAGTAGGATTTGTACCATACTTTCCAGGATCCGTCAATTCGCTACGCAAGGGAGTCACCAtgagtttttcagatttttcgattgggtgacTCTGAAAAGTGTCTGGattgctcaagtggttagagcgctgggttgcCGCAGctgtcactggtggcagagggatttgttatcgcgactagatgtcggatatcagtcgactctgCTTCGAATGAGTAcgtgagtaaaatcagggtaatagtttcgagtgagcgcaatgctgaccacattgcctcctacagtgtactgtaatgtacctcttcggtcttgaatgatctTGAGTACTCCATTCAAGGAGTACTCTAATACTCTGCCTTGATTCAATATAGGtcgttgcgtcaacgattattatattattaacttctGAGAGAGGGTCTTTGAAATAGGTGACTACTTTGGTATCCATCCCCCCTTCCCTTTTATTTGTATGGGGACCCTTTTAAATTTAACCTAGAGCAATGTCTTTTTGCATGCCTAGGAGTTCAAATTTcaaacctttccatcaaattttaatGTCAattcctgagaaaagtgcatgtgccTGACGAAcaaacagtgaaccgattttagtaattttgttttccacaaaactttaaaaaatacttCCTAAAATGTTcatttgaaacgaagtttgcatCTTTTACATGAAATTTCGTTTCACAAGATAAAATTTTGACCCATTGCATTTGAAGctacacagaaaaaaaaattgaataacaaAACTGTGAACAGAACAGTCTGGTATATCGAAACTTGTTAAAATAAACTCTCTTCCTGCATCCGCATATACATTtggaatatataaatataaattaaaataaaggaaGAATCTTGAATAAGGTCAATAGACAAATTTATTCGTGATCTTCATAAATATGCACACATAAATCTTGAAGTTTTGCTCTAGCGAAACTTTCCTACTCACAATTCTagaataatcaaaataaaatctcagagaaaatAAAGTCAGCTGTACACATCGTGAAAACAGAAggctaaaaataaaacaattgttTACGAAAATGTGGCATGTTTTGCTTGTTCGTCGCGACGATCTTCGTCATGAAAGTTGAAATAGGCCAGAGCATAAAGATATGATAATTCAGTCAATCAATTCCAAGTTAGGTTTCAGGAAACATCTAAATATTTCAAGAATAGAATTTATTTGTATGCTTTTTTAACGGGTATACAAAAAGATCATATGGTACGATATGTCATTAAATGAAGTAAATTTAACTATGGAATGAAAGTAATAGTGAGTGATGTAATTCAATAACATGGGTAGCAGTCTAAAGTTAAATAGTAGAATTTCATGGAGTTTTCAACGCAACTATCTATTAAAATATCTCCATTGGTCCGTGAAGTGTTTACGAAAGCTTCTCAGTACAATGATTTACCTGAATAAATGATTCAGTTATGTAAATCCGTTTTGCTGAAATTTCTCAGAAAATATacaacaaaaacaattttttcgcaTAAATCGTAGTCGTGTGAATTCCCATCCGACGTACGAGTCTTCATAAACATCAGATCCTGATCTGGTTATGAGCGTGATTTTATCCTTATTATTTGCACAGTATTCATTGTAAAGATGATTGAATTTAAGCATGATCTCATGGTGGGATTTCCCTTATTTCACATAAAGATTAAACAAAACAGACAGATACAAGAACAATCTAGGTTTGATACTAAAAACGATAGGGTGTAATATTGaagttattatttatttgctGTGGAAGAGaataaatttggtaaaaagtaaTTATTTTAGTGACGAAAGATGTTTGTCTACTTTGTAATAGCGGATTAAGGTTTTAATCAAGCAACGCAGAACACTCATCAGTTGAAAAGTATATGACGGTCATTAAGAAACTACTATAAGCTATCTtagaggaagaaaaaaaatagtcTTGTTTCAGAAATTCATTTAACACACTCGGTACCGGGCTCAGAAGTCATTCGCTCCTAGATAATTCAAGCTCTAAATGATGCCGTTCATGTTTCGCTGATTGTTTTGTTTTAGAGTCTTTTGTATTGCAAATAGGAGTAAATTTAATCAGTCAGAACAGCTTTCAATATTCTATACACCCTTGTAATGTAAGTCTCTCCCATTTTGTCTACCGTTTTTCTTATTGctatattcaaaaaattcagTGCACTGTAGTGATTAAAAAACTATTGAGTGCGGCTAAAATAGGACTGAGAATCTTGACAACAAAAATGTTCTTCCAAAAACTTTTAGcatataattttcaaaagttcaaagcacttcttatgagaaaaaatcgattttctggTAATTCAAGCCTTTAGTGCTATGAATGAATATTATCGTTTGTTCCAAAATTAAACATGATAAACGCATAACGAACTGTGAACACATAAAATACTTTTTGATTGTAGTTTCAGAAGACCTCgttgaaatatttataatttatatgAAAGTAGTTTAGTAAATGATCTTGCGAAAATATTGAAGATGACACAGCTAAAAATTTTGTGAGTACAAATTGAGTTTATAAGTCATATTTAAGGAGCTAAATCTCTCCAAGAATCAAAATAGTCATCGGAAACTTGAATGACGTCATCCAATATTTTTATTGCACTTCCTAAGAACTGTTGTGATTTAGATTTGGTTTTTATTATGACAGTATGACGTCATTCGCTTTTTACACAGTTGATAGTGAAATACCTGAGACTACATGGATGATTCATATTTACTGTTTCAATATCGAATGACGACGTGTTCTTGTACGCATTCAAAGAAAGTTGAAATACTCTAATAAGGTAAAATTGTATCCAGAGTTCCTTGATTGTATATAGTATAGAAGTAGTGTACAAACATTTTTACATCAGCATATTTTATGCAAGTGATGTACGTTAGAAAGTAGCCCATAGAAAACCTTTATTACGATTTTGGGAAACATATAACGTTACTTTCTAgcttatatatatagataaagTGAATAGTAACAAACTACTTTGAATGCATATTCCCACGCTTGCGAGTTCGAAATTTCACAAGGATATACTTGTTTGAATTAGCACTCCAAattacaaaatatagtaatatacaataaTTGATTTTAGTTGAGTAGATATCTGGATTTGGGGGTCTAGATATCATAcggaaatatcttttttttttaaatcatcggTTTGGGAGTTTTAGAGAATAgggtaggtttcatttttagtCTTAGTCTTCTCTCACAATGTAATAGTTAAGTAATAAAAAGTACTGATCAAAGCCTATTATTGTATAACTCAGATTGTTATATTTGGGGAAAAAAGTGTTCACATCTCCTTCCATTTATAGGTAGCATTACTTAACCACAGCGTGAGATGATGTGATCTATTTTATGCGTAATTTCTATAATACCAATATCCCTACTAAATTTTGAACGAAACGAAATCTGATCTTAGTAATGCTTTTTTCTTactcaaaatcttaaaaataaattagGTTATAATAATTGTTACAATTATTCGACGGAATTATTAAACGGATATTTAGCTAGTTAGTTGTAAGCATCACTAGCATCATACCATCATAGAAGAGTTAATTCGAACTCTGTTGATAAGCTCTTtctaactttattaaaattgattcaatctGTTTGCCTGCCTGTCACaaccgatttactcagaaacagcTGAACcacttgtcacgaaatttggtgagaacgtgtgctCGGTGAATCCTTTCATATACAGCAGGTGGCATCATATTGCACTGGATTTAAAGGGGGGAGGGCATTCATGAGAAAAGGGGGTGTGTAATTTTTGTCCCGataatatggccatgtggggtatcgaatgaaagggttcgatcGCTACTTTTCAAGATCATATTTTTGGTACTTGGTGAAACGTAGGAAAGTGAAAATTCACAATATGCCTCAAAAAGAGTATAaccaggtctcgttcttagaacctatccaaccgaaaaatctgaaaaaattcacaatggtgcattcATACGAAATCTAAGTCATaaaatacatcctattccgatatctgctcaaattgagttaataatagcatattaccatatcttagaaatttattcatcctaagacgtgtatgacgtcatcatcatatattcgAAGTGAACtcatgaacggcggagttggagtttagAGAGGCATAtgttaaggaatattttgaatttctaagTATGGACAAATGGGAGAACGTGCATTGAAATTTCCttgcacaagatgaacacaaaacctttatacctgtgTTTCTTGAATTATCAATTCGAAAGATTCGGAATAGTGTCATGTAAAAAAGAGAAAGAAGTGGTCCTGATTTTCATATGCCATTGTCCAATTTCTTCGGTCATCTACTACCATGAAAAATGTGCAAGTCACCTGCCGTTTAAAGGCCCCTTCGACCCGCGAAAACCTCGGAAAATTTAACTAAAAAATTGACACAAATAGCCCAGTTGCTAGTGGAAGTAGGTCTAGTACAGTATAAGTACTTGCATTATTGCGAATAATTAGTTTTTCCTAGAATTGAGTCCACTGCAGAGGATTTTCCTTGATGTCTTATAAGCAGATGTAATTTAATATTCAATTTTCCACTGCAGAGGATTTTCCTTGATGTCTTATAAGcagatttaatttaatattcaatttttccCAGAAATGGTCATGTTTCAAAGATTGATTTGATTTCCTTTAAGGCCTTATAAGAAAATTTGACTTCACATAATTCAATTGCCGGGAAATCCTGCTCTcatttctgtaaaaaaaattgacatctGCACAAAAAATTTGGGAAATGAATAAAAACTCACTGAAAATGCAACTGCACGTATGTAAATATACAGAAACTCCCGTAACCGCTGAGGTGTCAACTTTATCAGGCATTTCAAATGCAAAACATAAAAAGGTGTGTTAGTGCCTCCGAATAACTTACATCACACATAATGGTAATggcttcttcttctatcttatTTTTCCCTCAGCGTCACTTTGACTCTTGGTTGACAACAATCCTTGAGATCCATAATTTAATCCAATAAACAGGAGGGAGTGATCGAGTTACAAAGGGGTTCTTTATTTCaagaactcattctcagaaactacacatcCGATGGGGGTACCTGAAccttaaaatattctccgtATCATATACTTAAATATCTTtaattaaaaaatcataaaaccgTTGCAGTCATCCCGAAGCGTGATTTTGTCTAAATTGTCCCAAAAATAATTGTTATTAGTGGGCGGCTAAATGGGTCGAGGAAAGTAGCTAATAGCTGCAATCCTTACaacgtttgaatttttcttttcagttaAAATCATTAGTTCTACACTGTGAATATTAAAAACACAAATTTCGGTTCTTAGGTGTAATTTAACATAAAATTATAATGAGTGCTGTATGAATATCTATATCTATTATATTCGACGGTGTAGAATGATGAATGCACCGTTATCTACTCTGAGCTCTAATCTCACGCATCTTCCCGCAGTTACACTGTCAATCGAGAATGATTCGCTTTAATATTGTTTCTTCAATTTCGAAATTGTAAAGACCACAAAAATCGGTTGGCAAGATAAGCGTGCCGTGATAGCTAACTCACTCAAATTAATCGCAGTTAATCCGGGGATGTATCTTAATAGGAAAGGAAATTTGGAAACATGTACCAAAGTCGTTTACGGTCGGTAAGGTAGACATTTGTTAGTCTAGACATACCATTTTGAATCTTTTCCTCGAAGTCATTTAATAACTGAGCCTAGTTTGAAATGTTTTATTGTCTTTCTAAGAATGGTCACTTTTCTTTCATAATTATTTAAAGTACCTGGCTTTTACAGAAAATTTGCCTGGATGATCGGCTACTGGAATTAGAAATTAGAGTCTTAATTGCATTTGTCATTTATTGCAATATTCCCTTGCAGAAACTCAACTTTTAACAAATGTTAAAGATTATGCCTTAAAACTGAAACTGTCCTCTCAAGGGTGTCATACGATCTTTGTCTTCCGGGCGTTTCAACACGAGTCATTTCAAGTTATATCTTTTTAGAGGCTGAAAGAGCGATTTTTTTAATGCCTTTCACAATTTAGTATTTTTGAAAGGTATGACCTCAAAATCCAAGTGTAGAGCTGACTTTTTTAAATCAAAACttcgaaaaatcaatgaaaagtgtGTTTTCAGTTTTCAATCCTGGCTGGGTATATTCTTCTGGGCTTGTAATGAGTTTATGATTGACGGTTGCcaatatattgaaattttaacaaaattctTAAGTTATTTTAAACTCCATGGCGTGATTGATTTGTGTAGAATCGttcatttcacttcaatatgaaatttgaattgaattttttaaaatcatgaattataacgaagtaatctatttttttttctcatttcaggTCCGAAGCAAATCATTGACACAGCTTGTCTACAGTACACCTTTTACGGAGCTTCAAGCAGCTAATTTTTGACTTAACCACGATTTATAACTGGACAAGTTTGTACAAGGATTTACTTTTCCTTTAATCGCTATATTAGGCGAGCAAAGCGGCGATTTCGTTGCAACCTCGATTGAAACGTCCACATTAAGGATTCTGTGCATAACATTGAAAGGGAACATTTCAAGTGCGCAtagcaaaaagaaaaagtttctaTAAAAAATTGGTGTAAAAACGTCAAAATTTTCCGAGTAGGTGCTGTGgacaatttttttctcaccCTCTACGTTAAAATTCAACAGTCGCGTCGCGTGTAATACAAACAAAATCAACAATCAGTTTAAATGAATTCGCCGCGAATGAAAAAATACATTTTGACAAGCTAACGGATATAATAATTGTGTGTTGGTCCACGTATGAAAAGCGAAAAATTCTGAAAGCTGAAAAGGGGAAGAGTTAGGTAcgactttttgtttttgttttttcctttgTACGTTGAACGGTCGTGAACTCCCGTGCAAGTGATTTAGAGAATTTTTCGAGGTGTTTTCTCATTCGTTTTGTCGAAAATGTTATAACACTACATACTGCCGGAAACGAGAAGAAGCCGTTGAAAATCAGCATCACACCACGATTTATCTGGGAAGTGGAGTTTAACAGAAATTcggatatatattttttttatttcggacaTAAACAGATAACCGTCTAGTGAAACTAAATTTcaacatttatatatttttggtgGACACTGAAGTTGTAATTTGGTGGTACGTGAAGTTGGAATACAGGAGGTTTCGAATTTGCCATTGCGGATTTATTCACAGTTGAAACGATATTCTGAGTGTCTCACTTCATATTTTGAGACGTAAAAAGCACGGGAAGACGAAATAATTTTCTCTTCCGGTTCAAACAGTCGTTTTGTGTGGAGCATATACGCGATtaggaaaattatttttaattagatTTCAACAAAAATGGAACGAGAATCGAATCCAATGCAACCGATGTGCCGCTCAGGATGTGGATTCTACGGAAATCCAGCAACAGATGGGCTATGCTCAGTCTGCTATAAAGTAAGAGTTTATCATTCCAATTAAAGTCTGATCTTCGTTTCTAATCAATGAACGTTTTATTACAGGATTCCCTACGAAAGAAACAACAACCTCCCGTCAGTAGCACACCCGTATCTGTATCGAGTTCACAAACAAGCCCAACATCCTTTAATCCAGCCATTTCAGTTACCAGCACAGCACAACCAACAGTACAGAGTTTACAACAGCATACCGAAATTAAAGAGGTAAGTTATAGTTTGTATTCCCTATAAACTGGGGGTACTTGATCTTCGAATCTTAAGTGTTGGTCTTTGGGTGCTTCTTTGGATTTGATAATGATCAACGCACTGCAAGCAGTCTGCCAGCGTTCCTCCCATACGAATCCAAacctttgttgatttcaaaatCAGCAAACCTTTTCAGTTGTCAAAACGGGACTAGCTGCtttggcaaaaaaaatcgatgccAATTTTTCCTTTGTGAAATATTCTTACTTATATATTCTTACTTAGATCAAATAGTCTTTGGGATTCTCATGTCATTATTTTCGGTTTCAAAATTCAATATCTACATATTACATTTTAGAGTTTCAAAAAGTTTTTACTTAAGATTTTATAAGCAAAAAAATCATTGACATTTGATAAATAGTAATAGATACAGTTCAAAACTAAAGTAAAATGACCGATGAGAATCGAAGTGCACAAAGTGATAATCCAGCTGGTTCGGAACATACTTCGGATGAAGGATATGAAACATCTACCGCTGACAATATGGCAGCAGCTGTTGTATCTGGAGCCAATATAAGGCCTGCATCACATAATGTTTCAAACAACGTTATAGATGACAATGTTAAAACAGGTGATAAACTTCAGGCTGACGTTGAaacaaataaaagtgaaaaagcGGAAGAAATACCGCCAGTGGCCGCTGTTGAAAAAAACGAATCAGCTGCTGAGACGGAGAAACTACATGCTGGAATGAAGCGAGTACGATGTCCAATTTATAAGTAGTGTTTGACACACCAATGTCATTTATGCCACAACGTCAAAAGCTAAAATGCTATTTGTTTTCAATCCTATTACTAAATTTGCTGTTATCATGGGTAAAAGATATGAACGTATACGGGATCAAAATAGTGATATTTTATGCTTTACGTTATCTTTCCATCATCAACGTCCCAATAACTAGTATCCGGGCAAAGCTTGCCTCAAGGAACTCCGGAtacaccggttttgcgccgaggtccaccaattcgacatccctgaaagctgccgtcctgacctacgctatcgcttcatctcagagtGGTTTCCGACCGTAGATaggaattttcaacggtctcaaagctgtagtttctcttatttttattgttttcgtttgaccagtgcaattcgatgttgttcgttctttgttttTTGGCGTTCGATAAGTCagtgattttgaaatgaaataccTATTTTATATCTCAATCGTATCGCACGATATTACAGCTCTTCTGGCTCCTCCAAAAAGTATGACTTTGCCAAATAGACACTTGTTGCATCGATAATTTCTTCACTCgatgaaatttattttccctGAGCCACTTTCTCATATTAGTACAGAAGAAATAATCGCACACAGCCAAATGTGAAGAATAAGATGGATGGGGAAACTGCTCTGTCGCAATTCAGTTAATTTTGCTGTTGTTATTTGCAAATGGGGCTGTTTTCTCATCAATTCCGCATTAACATTTTTCAGCCAACAGTACTAGCCCAAAGTGAAAATCAACCCGTTTTAATCCCAGAAAATCGTTGCCATGATTTTTTCCGGCGGACGGAacggtttttgcttttttcggAGCACGCTTGCCTACAAaagttaatttttaaggttggtttcaaatttcgaaataggCCTTAGTTTGCTCTTAAAGGAGAGGAGTGCAGGGATCCGAAAGGGTTCAGTtatttcagaaactacctagctgaaacatttaaaaaattgaTGGTCTATTCATGTGGCTTCTATGCCTCAAAATAATCCTCCGTTACGTTACCTACTGAATTAAAGTTaacagtatattatcaattttgtgaATTTCCAAATATGTTTTATTATGGAGCATTATCTTGGGAAGTTCGTTGGAAATTCTAACATCATTACCAAAGTTACAGCAATTCATAATTAGCCCTTTCACATCACACACATCGAAATAAGCTGAAagctatacatatataaatggaaccatcgaatACGTAAATGTTCTCCGTAGAAAACcctcaaaacctttcgtatctgaagcgcgGTGTTtccgtttccgacttgttttatacgTTCCTTACCTCAATTTGTCAACTGTTAGAAAACGGCataaaaatttattgcactgaATATGACTTCAAGAGTTTCAAATTGTATTTTGAAATCTTCACCCGAATTCGTTTCCAGTTCTTGCCTCTCATTTTTTATGGCAAAATGACTATGCTTGACAAACTGCAATTTTATA
The window above is part of the Hermetia illucens chromosome 3, iHerIll2.2.curated.20191125, whole genome shotgun sequence genome. Proteins encoded here:
- the LOC119650595 gene encoding AN1-type zinc finger protein 5 isoform X1, with amino-acid sequence MTDENRSAQSDNPAGSEHTSDEGYETSTADNMAAAVVSGANIRPASHNVSNNVIDDNVKTGDKLQADVETNKSEKAEEIPPVAAVEKNESAAETEKLHAGMKRKINEESTASENVAATAGPSTSTNDQDDKEGDKDAKKKKNRCAVCRKKVGLTDFTGFECRCGGLYCAVHRYSDKHDCTFDYREHGAQEIRRNNPVVVGEKIQKI
- the LOC119650595 gene encoding AN1-type zinc finger protein 5 isoform X2, whose product is MTDENRSAQSDNPAGSEHTSDEGYETSTADNMAAAVVSGANIRPASHNVSNNVIDDNVKTGDKLQADVETNKSEKAEEIPPVAAVEKNESAAETEKLHAGMKRKINEESTASENVAATAGPSTSTNDQDDKEGDKDAKKKKNRCAVCRKKVGLTGFECRCGGLYCAVHRYSDKHDCTFDYREHGAQEIRRNNPVVVGEKIQKI